One Nitrospirota bacterium genomic window carries:
- a CDS encoding DUF4198 domain-containing protein, with protein MKKEIKKCIIILLASSMYFIMTGLSFAHDLWINVDNHTSTKEKIIAKVVFGHNFPYYDILISRDSLAEFSYLDPEGQKKIITNTWEDKTGDRSGALVGEFIPDQKGSYLITAYRKVKGDRQHVASEKYAKSIVSVGEGKSSISKPLGHRIEIIPLKDPKDIKAGDNISVKILFEGKPLSTYLYATYAGYYSEDEPFPFFTKSNEDGIANLKIPQAGIYMLVCNHKVDFSASLTFQVFEGSK; from the coding sequence ATGAAAAAAGAAATAAAGAAATGCATTATTATCTTATTAGCGTCAAGCATGTATTTTATAATGACAGGTCTATCATTCGCTCATGACTTGTGGATTAATGTTGATAATCATACATCAACAAAAGAAAAAATTATAGCGAAAGTAGTGTTTGGTCACAATTTCCCTTATTACGATATCCTGATAAGCAGAGACAGCCTTGCAGAATTTTCTTATCTCGACCCTGAAGGGCAAAAGAAAATTATCACAAATACATGGGAAGACAAGACTGGTGACAGGTCAGGCGCTTTAGTTGGAGAATTCATTCCTGATCAAAAAGGTTCGTATTTGATCACCGCTTATAGAAAGGTAAAAGGTGACAGGCAGCATGTAGCCTCTGAAAAGTATGCTAAATCAATTGTCTCTGTTGGCGAAGGGAAGAGTAGTATCAGTAAACCTTTAGGTCACCGTATTGAGATTATTCCTTTAAAAGACCCAAAGGATATAAAAGCTGGAGATAACATTTCTGTTAAGATACTTTTTGAAGGAAAACCTTTATCAACATACTTGTATGCAACCTATGCGGGCTACTACTCTGAGGACGAACCGTTTCCTTTTTTTACAAAAAGCAACGAAGATGGAATAGCTAACTTGAAAATTCCTCAAGCTGGTATTTATATGCTTGTATGTAACCATAAGGTTGATTTTTCTGCATCACTAACCTTTCAAGTTTTTGAAGGGTCTAAATGA
- a CDS encoding DUF4198 domain-containing protein — protein MKSAEFATMKIKLFTSIIIIILLILTKSAFAHYLWIEKENSIFKVLWGHPPDLSSYEPGKLKEAKAFDINGKEVSLIRKNEKDMVYFSSKDGVSIIAVSFEGGYLVTTPDGKKRLKKKEAIKSGLQVIDSIYSSHFAKGIFAYSHIITKPAGLKFEIVPLKNPFILNSGEILPVKIYFDGSTVEGVAIEINREIIRTDKQGFANVKISEKGQQFIIAKYRIPAKDNSDADYLSYTTVLTFEVK, from the coding sequence ATGAAAAGCGCGGAGTTTGCAACAATGAAGATAAAACTATTTACATCCATTATAATTATTATTCTTCTTATTTTGACAAAGTCTGCATTTGCCCATTACCTCTGGATAGAGAAAGAAAATAGTATTTTCAAGGTCTTGTGGGGGCATCCACCTGATTTAAGCTCTTATGAACCTGGAAAGTTAAAAGAGGCAAAGGCTTTTGACATCAATGGTAAGGAAGTCTCATTAATAAGGAAAAATGAAAAAGATATGGTTTACTTTTCCTCAAAAGACGGCGTATCAATTATTGCTGTTTCCTTTGAAGGTGGTTATCTTGTAACTACCCCTGACGGAAAAAAAAGACTTAAAAAAAAAGAAGCTATAAAATCAGGGCTGCAGGTAATAGACTCAATTTATTCTTCACATTTTGCCAAGGGTATATTTGCATACAGCCATATCATAACAAAACCTGCGGGATTAAAGTTTGAGATTGTACCGCTTAAGAATCCTTTTATATTAAATTCTGGAGAAATTCTGCCAGTTAAGATTTATTTTGATGGCTCTACAGTTGAAGGAGTTGCGATAGAAATAAATAGAGAAATAATCAGGACTGATAAACAAGGTTTCGCTAATGTAAAAATAAGTGAAAAAGGACAGCAGTTTATTATTGCTAAATACAGAATACCAGCAAAAGATAATTCTGACGCCGATTATCTATCTTATACCACTGTTCTTACCTTTGAGGTAAAGTGA
- a CDS encoding transcriptional repressor yields the protein MKEKITNSDFPQILRSLNLKITPKRLALLDILLNESSYLSPEEIWSKMKKHIGRIGLPTVYRILEELSERDIISKVVHPNRQLYYYFCPNRAHHHHFICLSCRSVEDIKFCALVELQKEVKRKLNGKVVSHILQVNGYCRNCLNKKGDGNES from the coding sequence ATGAAAGAGAAAATCACCAATTCCGATTTTCCGCAGATCTTGAGGAGTTTAAATCTGAAAATTACTCCGAAAAGACTTGCACTTCTTGATATTCTGCTGAATGAATCATCATACCTGAGCCCTGAAGAAATATGGTCAAAGATGAAAAAACATATCGGAAGGATAGGTCTTCCAACAGTCTATCGTATTCTGGAAGAACTTTCGGAAAGGGATATCATCTCAAAGGTTGTTCATCCTAACCGGCAGCTTTATTATTATTTTTGCCCGAACAGGGCCCATCATCATCACTTTATCTGTCTTTCATGCCGCAGTGTTGAGGATATCAAATTCTGCGCGCTTGTGGAACTACAGAAGGAAGTGAAGAGGAAACTCAATGGAAAAGTAGTTTCGCATATTCTTCAGGTGAATGGTTACTGTCGTAATTGTCTGAACAAAAAAGGAGATGGAAATGAAAGTTAA
- a CDS encoding zinc ABC transporter substrate-binding protein, whose translation MVKINVSDIFVYTGKFMEPWAHDIIKSTDKKVKVVDASFGVELVKEEKEHEHDHEVVHHHKSGKEHHDHDRIDPHIWLDFDNAKTMAANITKHFPRLIHKTLSFTGKILKTISLNSPNWTMHIKIRCLPAERKQLFTRALCFWLSGKKI comes from the coding sequence ATTGTAAAAATCAATGTATCCGATATTTTTGTGTACACAGGAAAGTTTATGGAACCATGGGCACATGACATTATTAAGAGCACTGACAAAAAAGTAAAAGTTGTTGACGCCAGTTTTGGTGTCGAACTGGTGAAAGAAGAAAAGGAGCACGAACATGACCATGAAGTAGTTCATCACCATAAGTCGGGGAAAGAACACCACGATCATGACAGAATTGATCCGCACATCTGGCTTGATTTTGACAATGCCAAAACAATGGCAGCAAATATCACAAAGCATTTTCCGAGATTGATCCACAAAACGCTGAGTTTTACTGGAAAAATCTTGAAAACTATCAGTCTAAACTCACCGAACTGGACAATGCATATAAAAATACGCTGTCTGCCTGCAGAACGAAAACAATTATTTACGCGGGCATTATGCTTTTGGCTATCTGGCAAAAAGATATAA
- a CDS encoding metal ABC transporter ATP-binding protein gives MVSVNKVCFSYGQFEALSEVTFEIEKGDYIGLVGPNGSAKTTLIKIILGLLKQKSGTVSLFGTNPSAFRNRQNIGYLTQKLIHFNPYFPAIVKEIVSMGLLSGKKILKHITKDEEVLINEAMALINVSDLKDTLFGELSGGQQQRVLVARAIVNKPELLILDEPTTALDPDARGTFFKIIYHLNSNKKMTILFITHDIASIGTYASKLLYLDKKVIFYGSFEDFRLSKDMTQYLGTFTQHLVCYRHG, from the coding sequence ATTGTATCTGTAAACAAAGTCTGTTTCAGCTATGGGCAGTTTGAAGCGCTGTCTGAAGTTACTTTTGAAATAGAAAAGGGTGATTATATTGGTCTTGTCGGGCCAAATGGTTCCGCAAAAACCACTCTCATCAAGATCATCCTTGGTCTTTTGAAACAGAAAAGTGGTACCGTCAGTCTGTTCGGGACAAATCCGTCAGCGTTTAGAAACAGGCAGAATATAGGCTATCTTACACAGAAATTGATTCATTTCAATCCTTATTTCCCTGCTATAGTAAAGGAGATCGTTTCGATGGGACTGTTGTCTGGGAAAAAAATTTTAAAACATATCACGAAGGATGAAGAAGTGCTGATAAACGAAGCTATGGCATTAATCAATGTAAGTGATCTGAAAGATACATTGTTTGGTGAGCTTTCGGGAGGTCAGCAGCAAAGGGTCCTTGTTGCACGTGCGATAGTTAATAAACCAGAGCTATTAATCCTTGATGAGCCGACTACAGCACTCGATCCTGACGCGCGGGGAACTTTCTTTAAAATTATTTACCATCTTAACAGCAATAAAAAGATGACAATCCTTTTTATTACCCATGACATAGCAAGCATAGGCACTTACGCTTCAAAGCTTTTGTACCTTGATAAGAAGGTCATTTTTTATGGAAGCTTTGAAGACTTCCGTCTGTCAAAAGACATGACACAGTATCTCGGAACATTTACACAGCATCTTGTCTGTTACAGGCATGGATGA
- a CDS encoding metal ABC transporter permease yields MDILSALHYEFIKRAFIAGLFIALACSVLGVLLVLRRLALIGDGLAHVTFGSVAVGLLLKQNPALIAIPIVVVSSVGIMKLMQKAKLYGSLVGISSVLIRIYASFNINLPTGATIVMGELFPFFIAFLLRRAVQMYGN; encoded by the coding sequence ATGGACATATTAAGTGCGCTTCATTATGAATTCATTAAAAGAGCATTTATTGCAGGATTGTTTATCGCCTTAGCATGCTCGGTTCTTGGCGTACTTCTTGTGTTGCGGAGGCTTGCCTTGATTGGAGATGGACTTGCCCATGTAACCTTCGGAAGTGTAGCAGTCGGGTTGCTTCTTAAACAAAATCCAGCATTAATTGCTATTCCAATCGTCGTTGTGAGTTCGGTGGGGATCATGAAATTAATGCAAAAAGCAAAGCTTTACGGATCATTAGTCGGCATATCTTCGGTGCTTATCAGGATTTATGCATCTTTTAATATAAATCTTCCAACAGGCGCAACAATTGTCATGGGTGAACTTTTTCCTTTTTTTATTGCGTTTCTTTTACGGCGTGCTGTGCAGATGTATGGAAATTAA
- a CDS encoding AbrB/MazE/SpoVT family DNA-binding domain-containing protein, whose product MAKVTSKGQITIPKKVRDKLGIESGERISFIEKNGIFYIKKAVKESPFDKWVGKLKTLKGKKSDTITDELRGR is encoded by the coding sequence GTGGCAAAGGTTACATCCAAAGGACAGATAACAATTCCCAAAAAAGTGAGGGATAAGCTCGGAATTGAATCGGGAGAAAGGATAAGCTTTATTGAAAAAAACGGTATTTTTTATATTAAAAAAGCAGTTAAAGAATCTCCTTTTGATAAATGGGTTGGAAAGCTGAAAACACTTAAGGGTAAAAAATCTGACACAATAACTGATGAACTAAGGGGCAGATGA
- a CDS encoding type II toxin-antitoxin system VapC family toxin, with translation MITAIDTNILLDILIPDETYLTSSKKILNEYLSKGQLIICELVYAELATQFSDEQELHDFFSDTGIRMMPSNKEVLYRAGKAWKEYVRNRKVALECSNCGKAIPVTCPECKSAVKFRQHIISDFIIGAHALVYAKLLLTRDRGFYKTYFKDLKLAG, from the coding sequence ATGATAACAGCGATAGATACCAATATTTTACTTGACATACTGATACCTGATGAGACTTATTTGACATCCTCGAAAAAAATACTTAATGAATACCTGTCAAAGGGTCAGCTTATCATATGTGAGCTTGTATACGCCGAGTTAGCAACTCAATTTTCAGATGAGCAGGAATTGCATGATTTTTTCTCAGACACAGGAATAAGGATGATGCCCTCTAACAAAGAAGTATTGTACCGTGCGGGTAAAGCATGGAAAGAATATGTCAGAAACAGAAAGGTTGCTTTAGAATGCTCCAATTGCGGCAAAGCTATCCCCGTTACCTGTCCTGAATGTAAATCAGCTGTCAAATTCAGGCAGCATATTATTAGTGATTTCATAATAGGTGCCCATGCTCTTGTTTATGCCAAACTTTTACTGACCAGGGACCGCGGATTCTATAAGACATACTTTAAAGACTTAAAGCTTGCTGGGTGA